The following proteins come from a genomic window of Parcubacteria group bacterium ADurb.Bin159:
- a CDS encoding recombination protein F, producing MFIQKLEIKNFRSIKELTIEPKNLCALIGPNSVGKTNILRALDLVIGEGWTTKAKIARELFLDTTKPIIIEVSFVSPITFTNKRGYEVSVSSVKLEMTLEPELSAKTTINGDNTFYDQEQFKKLCHFIFITSERQLTSELRVSQWTMLGKLMRLVYENYVAQNSGNEQDLKNKFAEKIKPAKDFLEDDFSEDEVTFKKFVNAFKKYCKENSAGLANEFEPVLDIYNLNWFYKTLQIHVKENFPDRHFDSEEVGAGMQNLLLVSIFQTYAELMGGNVIFGIEEPEIYLYPQAQRALYKNFIKLSKNTQIFYTTHNPNFVDGGRPDDIVLLRKDIDHGTYLLEKDDAFNAENAEKQKHKIYTHFNPERNELFFARKALLVEGDSDKILFSTLCENKWNINLDEKGISIIECGGKGGVFYFLGVCRLIGFDNYFAVWDKDEDLENTGLLDEAKNNSKGIELDPNLESVLKITDGDNAEKVKNAYEWAMNSNNNVPEVFDKVKNFLEGEEPQNISEDIINPDDIPF from the coding sequence ATGTTTATTCAAAAGCTAGAAATTAAAAACTTCCGTTCGATTAAAGAACTAACAATTGAGCCAAAAAATCTTTGCGCGCTTATCGGCCCAAATAGTGTGGGAAAAACTAACATTTTGCGCGCGCTTGATCTTGTGATTGGCGAGGGTTGGACAACCAAGGCAAAAATTGCGCGGGAACTTTTTCTTGATACGACGAAGCCGATAATTATTGAGGTTAGTTTTGTTAGTCCTATTACTTTCACAAACAAAAGAGGTTATGAAGTAAGTGTTTCAAGCGTCAAACTGGAAATGACTTTAGAGCCAGAACTTTCAGCTAAAACGACAATAAATGGCGATAATACATTTTATGATCAAGAACAATTTAAGAAATTGTGTCATTTTATTTTTATCACTTCCGAGCGACAACTTACTTCTGAATTGAGAGTTAGCCAATGGACAATGTTGGGAAAACTAATGCGACTGGTGTATGAAAATTATGTGGCGCAAAATAGCGGAAATGAACAGGATTTGAAGAATAAATTTGCTGAAAAAATAAAGCCCGCTAAAGATTTTTTGGAAGATGATTTTTCTGAAGATGAGGTAACATTCAAAAAATTTGTTAACGCTTTCAAAAAATATTGCAAAGAAAACAGCGCTGGTCTTGCGAATGAATTTGAGCCAGTTTTGGATATTTATAATTTGAATTGGTTTTACAAAACGCTTCAAATTCATGTTAAAGAAAATTTTCCGGATAGACATTTTGATAGTGAAGAAGTCGGGGCAGGTATGCAAAATTTGCTGTTAGTTTCAATTTTCCAAACTTATGCCGAACTAATGGGTGGCAATGTAATATTTGGGATTGAAGAACCCGAAATTTATTTATATCCGCAAGCCCAGCGCGCTCTATATAAAAATTTCATAAAATTATCCAAAAATACACAAATTTTTTATACAACGCATAACCCAAATTTTGTTGATGGCGGAAGGCCAGATGACATTGTTCTGCTTCGTAAAGATATTGATCACGGAACTTATCTTTTAGAAAAAGATGATGCGTTTAATGCGGAAAATGCGGAAAAACAAAAACATAAAATATACACGCATTTTAATCCCGAAAGAAACGAATTATTTTTTGCTCGAAAAGCGCTGTTGGTTGAGGGCGACTCTGACAAGATATTATTTTCTACGCTTTGCGAAAATAAATGGAATATAAATTTAGATGAAAAAGGTATTTCAATAATTGAGTGCGGAGGAAAAGGAGGAGTGTTTTATTTTCTTGGCGTTTGTCGTTTAATTGGATTTGATAACTATTTTGCGGTTTGGGATAAAGATGAGGATTTGGAAAATACTGGTTTATTAGACGAAGCAAAAAATAATTCCAAAGGAATAGAGCTTGATCCAAATTTAGAATCGGTGTTAAAAATTACTGACGGCGATAATGCGGAAAAAGTTAAAAATGCGTATGAATGGGCAATGAATAGCAACAACAATGTGCCTGAAGTTTTCGATAAGGTTAAAAATTTTCTTGAAGGAGAGGAACCGCAAAATATT